From a region of the Trichoderma atroviride chromosome 6, complete sequence genome:
- a CDS encoding uncharacterized protein (EggNog:ENOG41), producing MTTVLVPKNADFGKLVSFQDFEDSADIDCAPSYIIQTSQPGQTALFIELALMQGWVVAIPDHEGPKASYLANIQSAHAVLDGIRAVLASSSVTHLSKDPAIVLWGYSGGGLASAFAAELQPQYAPELKILGAAAGGIVPNITTVISSVNNKTNSWLIPAGIMGLVHEYPQLGPIIDAHLIPATASSFKATEHVCSEVLFGNENILAYFRNFDAMMANPTLLSILAQNGMGNNAPKIPMFIYKGVQDEISPISETDELVKKYCARGTSVFYRRDILANHELDAVLALPPVLSWLKDRLNRVSVNNTCSTSTVVSSLFEIDAVSQATQEVILAAMIDAITSSN from the coding sequence ATGACGACTGTCCTTGTTCCGAAAAACGCGGATTTCGGGAAACTGGTCTCATTCCAAGATTTTGAGGACTCAGCTGATATCGATTGCGCACCATCCTATATCATACAAACCAGTCAACCCGGCCAAACTGCTTTGTTTATAGAATTGGCCCTTATGCAAGGCTGGGTTGTGGCCATCCCAGACCACGAAGGACCCAAAGCATCCTACCTTGCGAATATCCAGTCAGCACATGCCGTACTCGATGGCATACGCGCAGTTTTAGCCTCCTCATCCGTAACACATCTATCGAAGGATCCTGCGATTGTATTATGGGGCTATTCTGGTGGTGGTCTCGCCAGTGCTTTTGCTGCAGAGCTTCAGCCTCAATATGCACCAGAATTGAAGATACTGGGGGCCGCTGCTGGTGGTATTGTCCCTAATATCACAACTGTGATTTCCAGCGTTAACAACAAGACGAATTCATGGCTTATACCAGCTGGAATCATGGGGCTAGTGCATGAATATCCACAGCTTGGGCCAATTATTGATGCGCATCTTATTCCAGCGACAGCCAGTTCTTTCAAAGCAACAGAGCATGTTTGCTCTGAAGTCCTGTTTGGAAATGAGAATATTCTAGCCTATTTTCGCAACTTTGATGCTATGATGGCAAATCCCACCCTCCTCTCTATTCTTGCACAAAATGGCATGGGCAACAACGCGCCAAAAATACCAATGTTTATCTACAAGGGAGTGCAAGATGAAATCAGTCCCATTAGCGAAACTGATGAACTGGTAAAAAAATACTGCGCTCGTGGTACCAGCGTATTCTACAGAAGAGATATCTTGGCAAATCACGAGTTAGATGCTGTTCTTGCTCTCCCGCCTGTACTGTCTTGGCTGAAAGACAGATTGAACAGGGTCTCTGTCAATAATACCTGTTCGACATCAACTGTCGTATCATCCTTGTTTGAGATTGATGCAGTCAGCCAGGCAACACAGGAGGTCATCCTGGCGGCCATGATTGATGCTATTACAAGCTCCAACTAA
- a CDS encoding uncharacterized protein (EggNog:ENOG41~TransMembrane:11 (o77-103i115-134o146-168i175-196o208-227i248-268o280-302i323-348o360-378i385-406o528-546i)): MASTNGSTTPSTPLDEENRNKHEDPESALAQGQMEQRQQPQGSFSKHEASHVSERPEVSADGDEETSEPTLQTGWKWWLICFGVYSTCLMYGLDTTIASVVQAPVVDTFKEVSQVAWIGAGFLLGSTAVILPYGAMFNTFDLKWNFIAGVILFEGGSALCGGAPNIALTPPKVRGTYVTGVGFFWGIGCILGPIVGGSLSDSSATWRWAFYINLVIAAVTAPVYLLVLPSYKPSSDQSVMMRLVKLDYLGFALSIGFWVTFALGFLSAGGIWKWSDGRTIATITMFAVLLAAYALQQTFCIFTTPETRSFPLHLLKSRIQILLYIEAAAAMAAIYVPIFYIAIYFQFVRNDSSLEAAVRLLPYIILFIIANLGSGYLLPKVNRYIILYVVAGVLLTISGSLLYVYLTPTTKPATIYGLSIIEGIGAGISAQVGFSIATLESGSKDAAHALTLQNLGQLGAGVIALVVAGQVYQTTAIKGLTEALAPAGYTAAQIEDAAAGAQSVVFQDLTGDLREMAIIAVTNAIQRVFILLIVAGAVSLIAALGMKRHKLFK; this comes from the exons ATGGCTTCAACAAATGGCTCAACAACTCCGTCGACGCCTTTGGACGAGGAAAATCGCAACAAGCATGAAGATCCTGAATCAGCTTTGGCACAAGGCCAAATGGAACAacgccagcagccacaggGCTCATTCTCCAAGCATGAAGCCTCACACGTTTCTGAGCGGCCTGAAGTTTCGGccgatggagatgaagaaaccTCTGAGCCAACTCTGCAAACAGGCTGGAAATGGTGGTTAATCTGCTTTGGTGTCTATTCAACTTGTCTCATGTATGGGCTTGATACCACGATCGCGTCAGTGGTTCAAGCTCCGGTTGTTGATACGTTCAAAGAAGTCTCTCAGGTCGCATGGATTGGCGCTGGCTTTCTCCTTGGATCAACGGCGGTTATTCTCCCCTACGGCGCCATGTTCAATACCTTTGACCTGAAATGGAATTTCATTGCCGGAGTCATTCTGTTTGAAGGAGGATCAGCTCTATGTGGAGGCGCCCCAAACATAG CCCTGACTCCTCCGAAAGTAAGAGGAACCTACGTCACCGGCGTTGGGTTCTTTTGGGGCATTGGTTGCATTCTTGGTCCTATCGTTGGCGGTTCTTTGTCAGACAGCTCGGCAACGTGGAGGTGGGCATTCTATATCAACCTTGTCATTGCCGCCGTGACAGCGCCAGTGTATCTCTTGGTGCTGCCCTCGTATAAGCCCTCTTCTGATCAGTCTGTCATGATGCGGCTTGTCAAACTGGACTACCTGGGCTTTGCTCTTAGTATCGGCTTCTGGGTCACTTTTGCACTAGGATTTCTATCCGCAGGAGGAATCTGGAAGTGGAGCGATGGACGCACAATTGCTACAATCACGATGTTTGCCGTTTTACTGGCAGCTTATGCTTTGCAGCAGACTTTTTGCATATTTACCACACCGGAGACGCGTTCATTTCCCTTGCATCTCTTGAAATCGAGAATTCAGATTCTGCTCTACATTGaggcagccgccgccatggctgctatTTACGTACCAATCTTCTACATCGCCATCTATTTCCAATTTGTGCGGAATGACAGCTCGCTTGAAGCTGCCGTACGCCTGCTGCCCTATATCATCCTATTCATTATCGCCAACTTGGGCAGTGGTTACCTGCTTCCCAAAGTGAACAGGTACATTATCCTTTACGTCGTCGCAGGAGTCCTCCTTACTATTTCCGGATCACTTTTATATGTCTACCTCACCCCGACGACAAAGCCAGCTACAATCTATGGACTCAGCATCATAGAAGGAATTGGCGCCGGAATTAGTGCCCAGGTTGGCTTCTCCATAGCGACGCTCGAGTCGGGTTCTAAAGACGCCGCACACGCCCTAACGCTTCAGAATCTGGGTCAGCTCGGAGCAGGCGTGATTGCACTCGTAGTTGCTGGCCAAGTTTACCAGACCACTGCCATCAAGGGTTTGACTGAAGCACTCGCACCGGCCGGCTATACGGCTGCTCAAATTGAGGATGCGGCTGCAGGTGCGCAGAGTGTTGTCTTCCAAGACTTAACGGGTGATCTCAGAGAGATGGCCATTATAGCAGTTACAAACGCTATCCAGAGGGTTTTCATCTTGCTTATTGTTGCGGGCGCTGTCTCTCTCATCGCGGCTTTGGGTATGAAACGACACAAGTTGTTCAAGTAA
- a CDS encoding uncharacterized protein (EggNog:ENOG41), with translation MDELQSLPHKRLRVGVDVGGTNTDSVLIDLAHPSEPDKAILAWRKTPTTSDPSDGIKTALSSLLESTNRKSDIVSVAIGTTHFINAVVERDANRLSRVAVLRLGYPYSKYMRPCGDWPDDLQRLVLGHYALLRGGLQVNGSPISDIEPAEIRAECAHIKQKGIHVVVINGIFSPLDSAENQEHLVAEIVRQELPGCDVVLSSEVAKLGFIERENAAIFNAAILRYARQTLHLFQRPLKQLGLDCPVFITQNDGTVLPGQLAAKFPIRTFSGGPTNSMRGAAFLVERYSLGKRGEKKPIMVVDIGGTTTDVGLLLPSGFPRQRAAFSNLAGVRMNFSYPDVTSIGLGGGSFVYRDKGIAVGPESVGRRLTEDAILFGGAILTATDCAVSADPTLAIGSPDVLAARSNLSPEEIYNFQEAVKSKLERAIDSMKTSPEDLPVLLVGGGAILAPNKLKGASEVLRPPWSGIVNAIGAAMAGLSIVVDTIKTIGPNTEQQWLEEIKKVAIDKIVDAGALRSSVQIVEIETLPMSYVENKARFIVRAAGDFNYNAPSIELTGNDMSHSGNLVDSADDLNNSQYGRKTGAGDFSGTPTEETKASTESTDDLRLYKPKVADRVWYLSETDIGWIATGCNILGSGGGGYPFPTAMRLRQMIRNGDVIRVVDSRDVDDKAVVGGACFGGAPNVFSERLPADELLEAQKELMRLFKDPITHLNCLEVGGANGMQSFVVGSSSNLDLPTVDGDYCGRAYPVLWQTTPYVYGDRQPVYLPMALSDGNGASVIVSQAKSDKVVERLLRAALSELGSLAGVAVAPASGVEYKRWAIRNTISQSWRIGRAVHLARLLNGLDTMTESIINECGGPDAAKVLWRGKIVSVKRTLRKAHLYG, from the exons ATGGACGAGCTACAGAGCCTTCCACACAAACGGCTTCGAGTCGGGGTTGACGTAGGCGGCACAAACACTGACAGTGTGCTCATTGATCTGGCGCATCCATCAGAGCCAGACAAAGCAATACTAGCGTGGCGCAAGACACCTACGACGTCGGATCCAAGCGATGGCATAAAGACTGCACTCAGCAGCTTACTTGAGTCGACGAATAGAAAATCAGACATTGTCAGCGTGGCAATAGGGACCACGCACTTTATTAATGCGGTTGTAGAGCGAGATGCCAATCGACTCTCTAGGGTTGCTGTGTTGAGACTGGGCTACCCCTATAGCAAGTATATGAGGCCTTGCGGTGACTGGCCGGACGACTTACAAAGACTCGTGCTGGGCCATTATGCTTTATTGCGGGGAGGGCTTCAGGTGAACGGAAGCCCCATCAGCGACATTGAGCCAGCTGAGATTCGAGCAGAGTGTGCGCATATCAAGCAAAAGGGCATCCACGTCGTGGTTatcaatggcatcttcaGCCCCCTCGACTCCGCAGAGAATCAAGAACATCTTGTAGCTGAGATTGTGCGTCAAGAGCTGCCGGGCTGCGATGTTGTACTCTCCAGCGAGGTTGCTAAGCTTGGGTTCATCGAGCGTGAAAACGCCGCGATCTTCAACGCAGCCATATTGAGATATGCGCGGCAGACTCTACATTTGTTTCAACGGCCTTTGAAACAACTAGGTCTAGATTGCCCGGTATTCATAACTCAAAATGACGGAACAGTCCTCCCGGGGCAACTTGCCGCAAAGTTTCCAATAAGGACATTTTCTGGTGGCCCGACCAATAGCATGCGCGGAGCTGCTTTTCTTGTAGAGAGGTATTCATTGGGTAAACgaggcgagaagaagccaatcaTGGTGGTCGATATTGGTGGCACAACGACCGATGTTGGACTTTTGCTTCCTTCGGGCTTCCCAAGGCAGCGAGCGGCCTTTAGCAACTTGGCGGGAGTTCGAATGAACTTTTCTTACCCAGATGTCACCAGCATCGGTCTTGGCGGAGGGTCATTCGTATATCGTGATAAAGGCATAGCTGTTGGTCCAGAAAGCGTCGGCCGCCGACTTACAGAAGATGCAATTCTATTTGGTGGCGCCATTCTGACAGCCACCGACTGTGCCGTTTCCGCGGATCCTACTTTGGCGATTGGCTCGCCGGATGTGCTTGCGGCACGTTCCAATCTAAGCCCAGAAGAGATCTACAATTTCCAGGAAGCCGTAAAGTCAAAGCTGGAGCGGGCTATAGACTCTATGAAGACGTCTCCGGAAGACCTGCCCGTCTTGTTGGTTGGTGGTGGCGCTATCCTAGCCCCGAACAAGCTGAAGGGCGCAAGCGAAGTTCTTCGGCCGCCATGGTCAGGCATCGTGAATGCCATCGGGGCCGCTATGGCTGGCTTGAGCATTGTGGTCGATACCATCAAGACGATTGGGCCCAATACAGAACAGCAGTGGCTCGAGGAAATTAAGAAGGTTGCTATCGACAAAATAGTCGATGCTGGCGCCCTTCGTTCCTCGGTTCAAATTGTCGAGATAGAGACACTCCCAATGTCG TATGTCGAGAATAAGGCTCGATTCATTGTTCGTGCAGCTGGTGACTTTAATTATAACGCTCCAAGTATAGAGCTTACAGGTAATGATATGAGCCATTCGGGCAACTTAGTGGATTCGGCGGACGATTTAAACAATTCCCAGTATGGGCGCAAAACAGGCGCTGGTGATTTCTCCGGGACTCCAACAGAGGAAACTAAAGCATCAACTGAATCCACTGACGACTTGCGTTTGTACAAGCCTAAAGTCGCAGACCGAGTGTGGTATCTGAGTGAGACGGATATTGGCTGGATTGCCACCGGCTGCAATATTCTTGGATCAGGAGGCGGTGGCTACCCATTCCCAACCGCTATGCGCCTTCGCCAGATGATACGCAATGGCGATGTGATTCGCGTTGTCGACTCGCGTGATGTCGACGATAAAGCCGTCGTGGGGGGAGCATGCTTCGGCGGTGCGCCCAATGTCTTTTCTGAAAGACTTCCGGCTGACGAGCTACTCGAGGCTCAGAAAGAGCTGATGCGGCTATTCAAAGACCCGATCACGCATCTTAACTGCTTGGAAGTTGGTGGAGCAAATGGCATGCAAAGCTTTGTGGTCGGATCCAGCTCGAACCTTGATCTGCCGACCGTCGATGGCGACTACTGTGGCCGCGCATATCCCGTGTTATGGCAGACAACGCCGTACGTCTATGGTGATCGCCAGCCGGTGTACCTCCCAATGGCACTGAGCGATGGCAACGGAGCCTCGGTCATTGTCTCCCAGGCCAAGTCAGACAAAGTCGTCGAACGACTCCTGCGAGCCGCGCTTAGTGAGCTCGGGTCTCTCGCCGGTGTGGCCGTTGCACCCGCTTCAGGAGTCGAGTATAAACGCTGGGCTATTCGCAACACCATATCGCAATCATGGCGGATCGGAAGGGCTGTGCACTTGGCTCGTCTGTTGAATGGTCTCGATACGATGACGGAGTCGATTATCAACGAGTGCGGCGGCCCCGATGCTGCCAAGGTTCTGTGGCGCGGCAAGATTGTCAGTGTGAAGCGGACACTTCGTAAAGCCCATCTCTACGGCTAG
- a CDS encoding uncharacterized protein (TransMembrane:9 (i47-64o84-104i116-139o145-171i183-205o217-241i484-503o523-555i567-593o)): MVLHQYDYIFAIGTLFAMLDAYNNGANDVANSWATSVSSRSISYRQAMVLGTVFEMLGAITVGARTADTIKNGIIPNAAFQGDAGVQMLAFTCALAAASSWVMWCTRHSAHVSSTYSLISAVAGVGVATVGASQVQWGWNNGKGLGAIFAGLGMAPAIAGGFGASIFLLIKFVVHVRKNPAKWAVYTSPFFFLVAGTICTLSIVYKGSPNLGLGKKPAWYIAAVTMGTGGGVCLLSALFFVPFARAKILKKDYTVKWWMFILGPLLWNRPAPADAESAAVPDYAVVQGEEHVHGSSRSLQTESLDSESPKKTDAVLGEKNLSAVEANKPSYEELAKASEAKLNSRLYESQGPIGWAMRTLRDNPMGPGQVYEKHNVKILAKRIPAMIVCGLLYGFYYDIHAAQTGTEGTPDGDRMKRVYANAEKYPNEVEHTYSFVQVLTACTASFAHGANDIGNSVGPWAVIYSAWKTGNAAAAKAPVPVWQLAVLAAMISIGLITYGYNIMKVMGNKITYHSPSRGASMEMGAAITVLVFSQYSLPVSTSMCITGATVGVGLCNGTFKAVNFQRVGLLLFSWIMTIPVAGTLGGVLMGLFLNAPHFAPS, encoded by the exons ATGGTGCTCCATCAGTATGACTacatctttgccattggcacTCTGTTTGCCATGCTAGATGCCTATAACAACGGTGCAA ATGATGTTGCCAACTCCTGGGCTACCAGTGTCTCTTCAAGATCAATCTCTTACCGACAAGCCATGGTCCTCGGCACCGTCTTCGAAATGCTAGGTGCCATCACCGTCGGTGCCCGAACTGCGGATACTATAAAGAACGGCATTATTCCAAACGCCGCCTTCCAGGGCGACGCCGGTGTCCAGATGCTTGCATTCACATGTGCTCTTGCCGCTGCATCCTCTTGGGTGATGTGGTGTACTCGCCACTCTGCCCACGTTTCCTCTACATACTCGCTCATCTCTGCCGTTGCGGGAGTCGGTGTCGCAACAGTAGGCGCAAGCCAAGTCCAGTGGGGATGGAACAACGGCAAAGGTCTCGGTGCCATCTTTGCTGGGCTGGGAATGGCTCCCGCCATCGCCGGAGGCTTCGGTGCTTCTATATTCCTTCTGATCAAGTTTGTTGTCCACGTCAGGAAAAATCCCGCCAAGTGGGCTGTATACACCTCtccattctttttcctcgtTGCTGGCACAATCTGCACTCTGTCCATTGTGTACAAGGGATCTCCCAATCTGGGCCTGGGCAAGAAGCCAGCATGGTACATTGCTGCCGTGACTATGGGCACAGGCGGAGGAGTTTGCCTCCTGTCTGCCCTGTTCTTTGTCCCATTCGCGCGCGCTAAGATTCTGAAGAAAGACTACACCGTCAAGTGGTGGATGTTCATCCTCGGTCCTCTCCTTTGGAATCGCCCAGCTCCCGCCGATGCTGAGTCTGCAGCTGTCCCCGACTACGCTGTTgtccaaggagaagagcacgTCCATGGATCCAGCCGTTCGCTGCAGACCGAATCACTCGATAGCGAGTCGCCGAAGAAGACTGACGCTGTTCTGGGAGAAAAGAATCTTTCAGCCGTTGAGGCTAATAAGCCCAGCTACGAAGAGCTTGCAAAAGCAAGCGAGGCCAAACTCAATTCCCGCCTTTACGAAAGCCAAGGACCAATTGGCTGGGCGATGCGCACACTTCGCGACAATCCCATGGGCCCAGGCCAGGTATACGAGAAGCACAACGTCAAAATCCTGGCAAAGCGCATCCCGGCCATGATTGTTTGCGGCCTTCTCTATGGTTTCTACTACGATATACATGCCGCCCAGACTGGCACTGAGGGAACCCCCGATGGTGATCGCATGAAACGTGTCTACGCCAACGCCGAGAAATATCCCAACGAAGTTGAACACACATACTCTTTCGTCCAGGTTCTGACAGCATGCACTGCTTCCTTTGCCCATGGTGCCAACGATATTGGCAACTCTGTCGGGCCTTGGGCCGTTATATATTCTGCTTGGAAAACTGGcaacgctgctgcggcaAAAGCACCTGTTCCCGTTTGGCAATTAGCTGTGTTGGCTGCCATGATATCGATTGGTCTCATCACCTACGGTTACAACATTATGAAAG TCATGGGCAACAAAATTACCTATCACTCTCCTTCTAGAGGCGCTTCCATGGAAATGGGTGCCGCCATCACTGTTCTCGTCTTTTCTCAGTACTCTCTGCCCGTCTCTACGTCCATGTGTATCACCGGCGCAACAGTCGGAGTTGGTCTCTGCAACGGTACTTTCAAAGCTGTCAACTTCCAGCGAGTTGGGCTTCTGCTGTTTTCTTGGATCATGACTATTCCAGTCGCGGGTACTCTTGGCGGTGTTCTCATGGGCCTCTTCCTCAATGCGCCGCACTTTGCGCCTTCGTAG
- a CDS encoding uncharacterized protein (EggNog:ENOG41), whose translation MIHVNLLGYGYDNECCCTGCETRHTNITINNEIASYHKKYSTGLHKFCTLSHRSNYIHKKKMANEGYWLVGVGEPPKLGPGDLHEPGKGEILIQVKAVAVQPGEWKMQEGLIPIKVQYPTIIGLSASGIVKKTGPGVTRFQPGDRILTNTTGVLRNDSRFGAYQKYCLAPQNLVSKIGDVPFDEAANVATSYAAMSALVLHLGLNKPQIPSAISTGERILIWGVSSSMGIFAAQLAKHAGYEVVGVASGRHRELAAQYGIAHFVDRTAADVVIVASSLGPFKAVFAAADSAEDQVKIGGILAALGGGSFLTTMGVRAGVQLPKGVTGFFTQYIDDYLDEKNREFTEWFWWNWLEAALEQKQLKSIPLTIVGGLDKTGEAWRILKHGENHGTRLIIEPQ comes from the exons ATGATACATGTAAACTTACTTGGATATGGGTATGACAATGAGTGTTGCTGCACTGGTTGTGAGACGCGGCATACAAATATCACGATAAACAACGAGATTGCTTCATATCACAAGAAGTATTCAACTGGGCTTCACAAATTTTGCACTTTGAGTCATAGAAGCAATTACATacacaaaaagaaaatggctaATGAAGGTTACTGgcttgttggagttggagaGCCACCAAAGCTTGGTCCTGGAGACTTGCACGAGCCCGGAAAGGGGGAAATATTAATACAG GTGAAAGCCGTAGCAGTTCAACCTGGCGAATGGAAGATGCAAGAGGGCCTTATTCCAATCAAGGTTCAATATCCAACCATTATTGGCC TTTCCGCATCTGGCATCGTTAAAAAGACTGGTCCTGGAGTGACCCGATTCCAGCCAGGTGATCGCATCTTGACAAATACTACAGGCGTCCTACGGAATGATAGTCGCTTTGGGGCCTATCAGAAATACTGCCTCGCCCCGCAAAATCTGGTTTCAAAG ATTGGTGATGTGCCATTTGATGAAGCTGCGAATGTTGCAACGTCTTATGCGGCAATGAGTGCTCTAGTCCTTCATCTCGGGTTAAACAAGCCGCAGATACCAAGTGCTATTTCGACCGGTGAGAGGATTCTGATTTGGGGAGTGTCATCTTCAATGGGGATATTTGCTGCACAGTTGGCAAAGCATGCTGGCTACGAAGTTGTTGGCGTTGCATCTGGACGCCATCGAGAGCTCGCAGCGCAGTATGGAATCGCTCATTTCGTGGACCGTACAGCGGCGGATGTTGTCATTGTAGCCTCTTCATTAGGTCCATTCAAGGCTGTCTTTGCAGCGGCTGATTCCGCCGAAGACCAAGTTAAAATAGGTGGAATTTTAGCTGCTCTAGGAGGAGGCTCATTCTTAACCACCATGGGAGTCCGCGCTGGAGTACAATTGCCCAAAGGCGTCACTGGGTTTTTTACACAGTATATTGATGACTACTTGGACGAAAAGAACCGCGAGTTCACGGAGTGGTTTTGGTGGAACTGGTTAGAGGCTGCCTTGGAGCAGAAACAGCTCAAGTCTATCCCTCTTACAATTGTTGGGGGTTTAGACAAGACAGGAGAGGCCTGGAGAATATTGAAACATGGCGAAAATCACGGCACTAGATTGATCATTGAGCCGCAATAA
- a CDS encoding uncharacterized protein (EggNog:ENOG41) has translation MTIPSYNDSHVSIDRNGIVENRHVVHAAVVDSTGQLLFSLGDPSRFTLLRSAAKPAQALAVVETGALEKFGFDNADLALMCASHSSEDRHVARAQRMLVKSQHTEDQLQCGGHPALNSAVNRAWIKRDFEPTGIYNNCSGKHAGMLAGARALGASSDDYHLLTHPIQARIRRIIEELTGLSENEVSWGG, from the coding sequence ATGACGATACCCTCTTACAACGACAGCCATGTCAGCATCGACAGAAATGGCATTGTTGAGAACAGGCACGTTGTCCACGCTGCCGTCGTGGATTCCACGGGACAGCTTCTCTTTAGCCTAGGGGATCCCTCACGGTTTACTTTGCTGCGTTCAGCTGCTAAGCCTGCTCAGGCGCTGGCTGTCGTAGAAACCGGTGCGCTTGAGAAGTTTGGTTTCGATAACGCTGATCTAGCCCTGATGTGCGCCTCACATAGCAGCGAGGATCGTCATGTTGCGCGGGCCCAGCGAATGCTGGTGAAATCGCAGCACACCGAAGACCAACTGCAGTGCGGCGGCCATCCCGCTCTCAACTCAGCTGTAAACCGCGCATGGATCAAGCGTGATTTCGAGCCCACAGGCATCTACAACAACTGCTCTGGCAAACACGCAGGCATGCTGGCGGGAGCCAGAGCCCTGGGCGCCTCGTCAGATGACTACCACCTTTTGACGCATCCAATCCAGGCCAGAATCAGGAGAATCATAGAGGAGTTGACCGGCTTAAGCGAAAACGAAGTCAGCTGGGGGGGTTGA
- a CDS encoding uncharacterized protein (EggNog:ENOG41) — MPAPALPLSYLAKLYASFAQASDALASGDSIAPRTQRMGQIFNAMSQMPELVGGEGRFCTLLMEAFQGSLIGKVGADGCYGVGMRESEISRNLGAVGAVGIAVKVEDGNLDILYAAVAEILERLKIYNQASKESLYAYHHPEIKNTKGIVTGTTKYHFSFRSTGWAVLA, encoded by the coding sequence ATGCCAGCACCGGCACTTCCTCTCTCTTATCTTGCAAAGCTGTATGCTTCATTCGCCCAGGCCTCTGACGCGTTGGCAAGCGGCGATAGCATCGCTCCCAGAACGCAGCGCATGGGGCAAATATTCAACGCCATGTCCCAAATGCCCGAGTTGGTTGGCGGCGAGGGTCGATTCTGTACTCTTCTCATGGAAGCTTTTCAGGGATCGCTGATTGGCAAAGTTGGGGCAGACGGCTGTTATGGCGTTGGAATGCGCGAATCTGAGATATCGCGAAACTTGGGAGCGGTGGGTGCTGTTGGCATCGCGGTAAAGGTTGAAGACGGCAACTTGGACATTCTCTATGCCGCAGTTGCTGAAATCTTGGAGCGGCTGAAGATTTACAatcaagcaagcaaagaaagTCTGTATGCATATCACCACCCTGAAATTAAAAACACAAAGGGCATTGTCACAGGTACTACGAAATATCACTTTAGCTTTCGGTCCACCGGCTGGGCGGTTCTGGCTTGA